Within the Naumovozyma castellii chromosome 1, complete genome genome, the region aataaattcaaatcataATTTCGGATAAATATAATGGTAGTGATGAAATtatgtatttttttttacgtttgaattaaattatGTTTCTATAAGTCATCTTAAATTATACAGTAATTAAATAGTTTTTGGTTCCGAATATCGATTTATTTTCATAGTGATGATAATCAGGCTGTTGGTGCGTTTGGCATCATGTAAGCATCAAATGGGAAGTATGAATTATCTGGGGACACGACCATTGCGTAAAGGGAATACCAACCACACATACTACTTAAGATACCGAAATAACCACCTGCCATCTTGACGtgattattattgatgaatgaACCAATGCATAACATTAAGAATGTCAAATCaaggaaaaataataataagaataacCCCcatgaatttttcaatgtgCACATTAGCATTAAAAATGTGAAGACTGTCCAACCTGCTAGGAAAAACCCAATGGCATTATTTAATTGTGTAGTGTCTGCACCGTAACCCGTTATACTATGAAATTGGTCTGTATTGATACAACCCCAACTGATCCAGAACCCACCGAAGGAACTGAATACTGTCATGGAGAAAGTGTCACCTGTAACAAAACATAATAAACCGGCAAATAATTCGATAGCACCACCGAAGAACATGTATAAACTGATGGctaatttattattggtaaCACCACGAACATTAGCATTGATCAAAGAAAGAACTAAACATGAAAGGGAGAAGGATGCTAAACCTAATGGGACTGGGTTGGCTAATTTTCTAAAACGTGATCCGTTATTAGAACGACGATCATCTCCAATAGCATCTAGAAAATCAGAACGTCTGAAAACTTTATCACCAAAGGTTATATATTCGCTGTTGGAATAAATTTCACAAACCCTTGGTGCATCAGAGTCACTTTGAACCGGCATTTGTTCTGGGTCTAAGTTAGGAACCTTTTCaatagaagaagaagaggaagaggtCATATGAAATAATTTCGATAGTTTTGTTGTTATAGTCATTACAATAAGAGGTAATTAAGTTAATTAAGAATACTCAACGGATCGCAACGATCCtatttttccaaagatAATGGGAAAATGGtctattttcaattatttaaatatttagCATAAAAGCCAAACAATCagtttttttcattttgtttctGCCGTGCAGTATTTCACCAGgcttcttttctttttgcGAGTTTTCTCCAAGATTTTCTGCTGAGGTAATTCACGGGCCTGCAGGTTTTCTCGGGCAACACCCAGAGCCCATGTGCTGGCAGTCAGAAGTTTCCGCAGAAAGCACGATTTCCACCATGATTAAATCAGCGAAAAGGAGGGGTCAAATAATCGGAGCGGACAATCGGCTCTTACAGGCCAATGGCAAACAAGCGCTCACCTTCTGGTACTACAACTCCGACATACAGAAGGATCAGTAATGTATTATTAAAGGGATGCACAGCTCCTAAAATAGCTTTCTACAGGCTCGGTGGAACGGGAAACATGTGGGAAAATCGAGCCTTCCAGGAGCTGCAACTGTAATGGGAGCCGTTGTGCCTTATCCCGAACcttattattttccttgGCGT harbors:
- the ATO3 gene encoding putative ammonium permease ATO3 (ancestral locus Anc_5.464), whose protein sequence is MTITTKLSKLFHMTSSSSSSIEKVPNLDPEQMPVQSDSDAPRVCEIYSNSEYITFGDKVFRRSDFLDAIGDDRRSNNGSRFRKLANPVPLGLASFSLSCLVLSLINANVRGVTNNKLAISLYMFFGGAIELFAGLLCFVTGDTFSMTVFSSFGGFWISWGCINTDQFHSITGYGADTTQLNNAIGFFLAGWTVFTFLMLMCTLKNSWGLFLLLFFLDLTFLMLCIGSFINNNHVKMAGGYFGILSSMCGWYSLYAMVVSPDNSYFPFDAYMMPNAPTA